In Fulvia fulva chromosome 10, complete sequence, a single window of DNA contains:
- a CDS encoding GDP-mannose transporter GONST5, translating into MTDDSGRHKEEFELSDDASLKSGKYDSEDRSSSESSSVQDGLLKESGDVEAQQPAPAEHYVSTRMKLLFLGAYFFLNLFLTLSNKSVLGKARLPWLLTAAHASATSIGCFMMLGFGAIKLTDLGTRENLVLLAFSFLFTINIAISNVSLAMVSVPFHQIMRSTCPVVTILIYRVLYGRHYSTQTYLTMIPLIFGVGLSTAGDYYFTLAGFLMTGLGVILASVKTVATNRLMTGPLKLPALELLLRMSPLAAVQCVIYAFMTGEAEQFRNSYLRGDFSKTFGAALFVNAVTAFCLNIVGFQANKMAGALTITVCGNLKQALTIGLGIILFHVDVGITNAVGMLITIAGAVWYSKVELDNKRSKPR; encoded by the exons ATGACGGACGACTCTGGACGGCACAAGGAGGAGTTCGAGCTGAGCGACGACGCGAGTTTGAAAAGCGGAAAGTACGACAGCGAGGACCGTTCGAGTTCAGAATCATCATCAGTACAGGACGGTCTATTGAAGGAATCTGGCGATGTCGAAGCTCAACAGCCCGCGCCCGCCGAACATTATGTCTCGACACGCATGAAACTGCTGTTCCTTGGAGCATATTTCTTCTTGAATTTGTTCTTGACTCTTTCAAACAAATCTGTCCTCGGAAAG GCTCGATTACCATGGCTATTGACAGCGGCGCATGCTTCCGCCACATCAATTGGATGCTTTATGATGCTCGGTTTCGGCGCGATCAAGCTCACTGACCTTGGAACACGAGAGAACCTGGTCCTGCTGGCGTTCTCATTCCTCTTCACCATCAATATCGCCATCTCCAACGTCTCCCTGGCCATGGTATCAGTCCCATTCCACCAGATCATGAGATCGACCTGCCCGGTCGTCACTATCCTTATCTACCGAGTGCTGTACGGCCGGCACTATTCAACGCAGACCTACCTCACCATGATACCTCTTATCTTCGGTGTCGGTCTGTCCACGGCGGGCGACTATTACTTTACGCTTGCTGGCTTCCTCATGACTGGACTCGGAGTCATCCTGGCTTCTGTGAAGACCGTTGCGACCAACAGGCTGATGACTGGACCGCTCAAGCTACCTGCCTTGGAGCTATTACTCCGGATGTCACCTTTGGCTGCTGTTCAGTGCGTGATCTACGCCTTCATGACTGGAGAAGCCGAGCAATTCCGGAACtcatacctacgaggcgatTTCTCTAAGACGTTCGGTGCGGCACTCTTCGTTAACGCAGTTACCGCCTTCTGCCTCAACATTGTTGGATTCCAAGCAAACAAGATGGCAGGTGCTCTCACCATCACGGTATGCGGCAACTTGAAGCAAGCGCTTACGATCGGACTGGGCATCATCCTGTTCCACGTTGACGTTGGCATCACGAACGCTGTAGGGATGCTCATTACTATTGCCGGAGCAGTATGGTACAGCAAGGTGGAACTTGACAACAAGCGATCAAAGCCGCGATAG
- a CDS encoding ATP-dependent rRNA helicase spb4 has product MANDSTEKKQPKSFEALTPELSQWILDFTHGMGFARTTPVQAMAIPLLTGNKDLVVEAVTGSGKTLSFLIPLVERILKSEEPNKKGHVRSIVVAPTKELATQIYDVLRGLLDFHPPSSAVLTESSQEPVDSDDEEMEDVEKPVIPPGPYAIPQLLVGGRTKLGEDIATFSSLNPNILIGTPRRLVEVLQSSKVQLKRHWFDLLVLDEADRLLDPNFQPDLQRILDLVPKERRTGLFSASVSEAVDELVRVGMRYPFKISAKVRSKSGALDKRTPESLKLYHIATKPSLKIPYLKSILETNQAEKSIVYVSTRAGVDYWSQMLPALLGILVFPIHGDHKSAIRIKNLQRFRDSSKPAILLTTDVLARGIDIPDIDVVVQLDPPKQPKDFIHRCGRSGRAGKRGMAITFLNEGNEEDYVKYLAMQGTPLEPYPSLAQLSEQDVNDSIEEMRKVLVQKRELHDRSQKAFVSWVQAYSKTLPSDIFSIRKIDWPEVGKSWGLLRWPKMPELKRHCPEAREDRSFGLDLPQDFDLNNVAYADKVREARRKEIMEAFSRGEKPDLPKKSGGALADMRRRKESAWSNQKDAKAVKESRREKKEVRRKAESKAKMSDADEVKALELDQLIAKVRAKNQQGEEIFEGFDE; this is encoded by the coding sequence ATGGCAAACGACAGCACGGAAAAGAAGCAGCCAAAGTCATTCGAAGCGCTAACACCGGAGCTCTCACAATGGATCCTCGACTTCACTCATGGCATGGGTTTTGCCCGCACCACACCAGTGCAAGCGATGGCTATACCACTTCTGACGGGCAACAAGGACTTGGTGGTCGAAGCCGTTACCGGTAGCGGTAAGACTCTGAGCTTTTTGATACCGCTCGTGGAGAGAATATTGAAGTCGGAGGAGCCGAACAAGAAAGGGCATGTACGATCGATAGTGGTGGCGCCGACCAAGGAGCTGGCAACTCAGATCTACGACGTGCTTCGAGGCCTTTTGGATTTCCATCCTCCGTCTTCAGCCGTGCTTACCGAGTCGAGTCAGGAGCCTGTGGATAGCGATGACGAGGAAATGGAAGATGTCGAGAAACCTGTGATACCTCCAGGACCTTATGCTATACCACAGCTTCTGGTTGGCGGTCGCACCAAGCTGGGTGAGGATATCGCTACTTTCTCGAGCCTGAATCCGAACATATTGATTGGAACGCCGAGGCGTCTGGTGGAGGTCCTGCAATCGTCAAAAGTGCAGCTGAAGAGGCATTGGTTTGACCTCCTCGTCTTGGATGAGGCCGATCGTCTTCTGGATCCCAATTTCCAGCCAGATCTTCAGAGGATCCTTGACCTTGTTCCCAAGGAGCGTCGCACTGGCTTGTTCAGTGCTTCAGTCTCCGAGGCTGTCGATGAGCTGGTCCGCGTTGGCATGCGATATCCGTTCAAGATCAGTGCGAAGGTGCGCAGCAAAAGTGGAGCACTGGACAAACGTACTCCAGAGTCTCTCAAGCTCTATCATATCGCCACTAAGCCGAGTCTTAAGATACCGTATCTGAAGAGCATACTTGAGACCAACCAAGCCGAGAAAAGCATAGTATACGTTTCCACAAGAGCTGGAGTTGACTACTGGAGTCAAATGCTACCAGCATTACTTGGTATATTGGTTTTCCCAATACACGGTGACCACAAATCTGCAATCCGAATCAAGAACCTCCAGCGCTTTCGTGATTCGTCGAAGCCAGCAATTCTACTTACGACCGATGTACTGGCACGAGGTATCGACATTCCTGATATTGATGTGGTGGTACAACTCGACCCACCGAAACAACCCAAGGACTTCATCCACAGATGTGGGCGCTCAGGTCGCGCGGGAAAACGAGGCATGGCCATCACTTTCCTCAACGAGGGGAACGAGGAGGACTATGTCAAGTATCTCGCGATGCAAGGCACTCCCCTCGAACCTTATCCATCGCTAGCTCAGCTTTCGGAACAGGACGTAAATGATAGCATCGAGGAGATGAGGAAAGTACTCGTGCAAAAGCGAGAGTTGCACGACCGATCGCAAAAGGCTTTCGTCAGCTGGGTACAAGCCTACAGCAAGACCCTGCCTTCCGACATCTTCAGCATCAGGAAAATAGACTGGCCAGAAGTCGGCAAGTCCTGGGGTCTACTGAGGTGGCCAAAGATGCCCGAGCTCAAGCGTCATTGTCCAGAAGCAAGAGAAGATCGCAGCTTTGGCCTGGATCTGCCGCAGGACTTTGATCTCAACAATGTTGCATACGCTGACAAAGTGAGGGAGGCCCGGCGGAAAGAAATTATGGAAGCTTTCTCTCGCGGTGAAAAGCCTGATCTGCCGAAGAAGAGCGGAGGCGCGCTAGCAGATATGAGAAGGAGAAAAGAAAGTGCTTGGAGCAACCAGAAAGATGCAAAAGCGGTCAAGGAGTCGAGGAGGGAGAAGAAGGAAGTCAGGCGCAAAGCTGAGAGTAAAGCGAAGATGTCTGATGCGGATGAGGTCAAGGCACTAGAGCTGGACCAGCTCATTGCGAAGGTCAGGGCGAAGAACCAGCAAGGTGAGGAGATTTTCGAAGGGTTTGATGAGTAG
- a CDS encoding Serine--tRNA ligase, mitochondrial, translating into MTSSYICASCRRSLQIARGRDVTSSIKRWYNRPSFAPKPVIDLKHIRQNPGLYEQNAIDRNYAPQAQNGWRILELHEKDVEQQRQAVQLRQRNNAIGKEVGRQAAQKDVDNDSRSTLLEEAKALKQELASFEAIEKESHAEMGRLALELPNLSSMSTPVGQEPHILEVINEGLDISRSRLSKSHVDIGKELDILDFEASATTSGWGWYFLKNEGALLEQALIQYALSVAMKRGFKVMTPPSLVYSHIASACGFMPRDQNGETQIYNIAQHEHGHSGEKPGMVLTGTAEIPFAGSQANKTLQAADLPLKVVGPSRCYRAEAGARGVDTKGLYRVHEFTKVEMFAWTLPSTDSDSERFSDDEGSVQAEEAFADMLDIQKEIIISLGLHAKVLEMPTADLGASASRKIDIEAFFPSRQSIDDGYGEVTSASICTDYQSRRLGTRLKHAGAGKIDWPYTINGTALAVPRVLACILENHWNDEKGELQVPEVLRQYMPGNIATISRKTEDKSQK; encoded by the coding sequence ATGACATCCTCATACATCTGTGCAAGCTGCCGGCGAAGCTTACAGATTGCGAGGGGTCGCGATGTCACCTCAAGCATCAAGAGATGGTACAACCGTCCCTCGTTCGCGCCGAAGCCAGTAATCGATCTCAAGCACATTCGCCAAAATCCGGGACTGTATGAGCAGAATGCCATCGATCGCAATTATGCCCCGCAAGCACAGAATGGGTGGCGGATACTTGAGCTGCATGAGAAGGATGTAGAACAGCAACGACAGGCTGTACAGCTTCGACAGCGAAACAACGCGATTGGGAAAGAGGTTGGCCGGCAGGCGGCGCAGAAAGATGTGGACAACGATAGCAGGAGCACGCTCCTAGAGGAAGCGAAGGCGCTCAAGCAGGAGCTTGCATCGTTTGAGGCAATAGAGAAAGAATCGCATGCAGAGATGGGCCGCCTGGCACTGGAACTGCCCAACCTAAGCTCGATGAGCACGCCGGTTGGACAGGAGCCGCATATCTTGGAAGTCATCAACGAAGGCCTGGATATTAGCCGGAGCAGGCTGTCGAAGAGTCACGTGGACATTGGCAAGGAACTGGACATCTTGGACTTCGAAGCAAGCGCAACGACAAGCGGCTGGGGCTGGTATTTCCTGAAGAACGAGGGTGCGCTGCTTGAGCAAGCATTGATCCAATACGCTCTTTCCGTGGCCATGAAACGAGGCTTCAAAGTTATGACACCGCCCTCACTGGTGTACTCGCACATTGCAAGCGCATGCGGCTTCATGCCACGCGACCAGAATGGCGAGACCCAGATCTACAACATTGCTCAGCATGAACATGGCCACTCGGGTGAGAAGCCCGGCATGGTACTGACCGGTACTGCTGAGATACCGTTCGCTGGCTCACAAGCCAACAAGACTCTTCAAGCCGCCGATCTGCCTCTGAAAGTCGTTGGTCCGTCCCGGTGTTATCGCGCCGAAGCTGGAGCCAGAGGCGTCGACACGAAGGGGCTGTATCGTGTGCATGAGTTCACCAAGGTGGAGATGTTTGCCTGGACCTTACCAAGCACCGACTCTGATAGCGAACGATTTTCTGATGACGAGGGCAGCGTGCAGGCGGAAGAGGCCTTTGCGGACATGCTCGACATTCAGAAAGAGATCATCATCTCTTTGGGACTTCACGCAAAGGTTCTCGAGATGCCTACAGCCGACCTCGGAGCTAGTGCAAGTCGCAAGATCGACATCGAGGCATTCTTCCCATCACGGCAATCTATCGACGATGGCTATGGCGAGGTCACATCAGCATCAATCTGCACGGACTACCAGTCACGACGACTAGGGACACGACTCAAGCATGCCGGCGCAGGTAAGATCGACTGGCCGTACACAATCAATGGAACCGCACTGGCAGTGCCTCGTGTCCTGGCATGTATCCTCGAGAACCATTGGAACGACGAAAAGGGTGAACTGCAAGTGCCCGAGGTGCTCAGGCAATACATGCCAGGTAACATCGCAACCATCTCGCGGAAGACGGAGGACAAGAGTCAAAAATGA